TCGACCCCGAAATCCGGCTCTCCGATGACAATCCCCAACGCAGCCGCGGAGGGAGCCCCGATGTGGGAAGAGGTCCCCGAGTGCGGCGCCTGCGGATCGGACCGCTGGCGGGCCGCGGGCGAGGTGTGCGGAAAGCGTTTCGCCCGCTGCGGTCAGTGCGGCATCGTGCGGCTGTACGACCGCGTGGCGGCGAGCCAGCTGCACCGGCTGTACGCGGGGTACTATCCGGGCGAGGACCCGTCGCCCGAGGAACTGCGGAGCCAACTCGCGAATCCCACCTTCGCGCACCGCCGCATTCGGCTGGAGGCAGCGGCGCTCCCGTCGCGCCGCATCTTCGAGGTGGGGTGCGGCGACGGCCACTTCCTGGCGTACCTGCGCGGACATGGATGGCAGGTGCACGGCTCGGAGTACGATCCCGACACGGTGTCGCTGGTCCGCCGGCGCCACGGCATCGAGCTCTTTGCGGGCGACGTGGTGGGCGGGACCCCGGCGGGCGCCCCGTTCGACGTGATCGCGGCGTATCACGTTCTGGAGCACGTGTACCGCCCCGCCGAGTGGCTCCGCGCGTTGAGGCGGATGATCGCTCCGGGAGGCATCATCCACCTGCAGGTGCCCAACCACGGCTCGCTCACCCGCAGGCTGACCGGCGCCGCGTGGGCGTCGGTGATGTTTCCGCAGCACGTGTACTTCTACTCGCCGCGGACGCTTTCTGCGCTGCTGCGGCGTGAGGGATTCGTGCCGCTGTCGACGACCACGTGGGACCCGTGGCACGGGCCGGGAGCCGTCGCGGGCTCGCTCGTGAACGTCGTCCGGCGGGGCACGGGGCGCGGGCTGCCGTGGTCGGACGCGCTGGGAGTGGGGGATCGGGTGGAGGCATCCGCCGCCGTGGAGGCGACGGCGTCGCGTCGTCCACGGCTCGTGCGGCGGGTGGTGGACGGGGTGGCCGCGCGGGTTGCGCGCGCGGAGGCGCGTGCGGGCGCGGGGGCAGTCGTGGACGTGATCGCACGCGTGGGCTCAACGCGCGCGGGGTAGTCAAAAGAGCGCGGCTTGATTAACTTCGTCCGCTGTTCCGCCACCTTAGCTCAGCTGGTAGAGCACTCGATTTGTAA
This Longimicrobium sp. DNA region includes the following protein-coding sequences:
- a CDS encoding class I SAM-dependent methyltransferase; its protein translation is MWEEVPECGACGSDRWRAAGEVCGKRFARCGQCGIVRLYDRVAASQLHRLYAGYYPGEDPSPEELRSQLANPTFAHRRIRLEAAALPSRRIFEVGCGDGHFLAYLRGHGWQVHGSEYDPDTVSLVRRRHGIELFAGDVVGGTPAGAPFDVIAAYHVLEHVYRPAEWLRALRRMIAPGGIIHLQVPNHGSLTRRLTGAAWASVMFPQHVYFYSPRTLSALLRREGFVPLSTTTWDPWHGPGAVAGSLVNVVRRGTGRGLPWSDALGVGDRVEASAAVEATASRRPRLVRRVVDGVAARVARAEARAGAGAVVDVIARVGSTRAG